A single genomic interval of Sebastes umbrosus isolate fSebUmb1 chromosome 9, fSebUmb1.pri, whole genome shotgun sequence harbors:
- the LOC119494254 gene encoding H-2 class II histocompatibility antigen, I-E beta chain-like gives MLHLYFISLHTADGFIHFLTTCCEFNSSDLKDIKLIKSYYYNKVEFTRFSSSVGKHVGYTEVGVKIAEFWNNNTTLLAVMRAQKVRFCLNHARVWYKQRYSA, from the exons ATGCTTCATTTATACTTCATCAGCCTCCACACAGCAG AtggattcattcattttctaacGACATGTTGTGAGTTTAACTCCTCAGATCTGAAAGACATCAAGCTCATCAAGTCTTACTATTACAACAAGGTGGAGTTCACCAGGTTCAGCAGCAGTGTGGGGAAGCATGTTGGATACACAGAGGTGGGTGTGAAGATTGCAGAGTTCTGGAACAACAATACTACACTACTGGCTGTGATGAGGGCTCAGAAGGTGAGGTTCTGCCTCAACCACGCTAGGGTCTGGTACAAACAAAGGTATTCTGCCTAA